Genomic DNA from Choristoneura fumiferana chromosome 16, NRCan_CFum_1, whole genome shotgun sequence:
ccaCACAACCAAAAGATACAGTCGTTAAATGAGGTGGTTCCATAGAAATTGCCGTAACTTGaaaagcacacacacacatacattaactcacaaactttcgatTTATTAGTAGAAACTGGGTTCAAATGCTAGCAACACTGGTCGAAGAccacattgatttattttcacaataacaacacttaaatatttatgtgaCGGCCACATACGCGCTCCAATGATTTAATCCTCACTGATCTGACAGATAAATATTGTTTCAATCAGATCATTGTTTATTTCATCCATTAATTTTAATGGGCAATAGATTTTTATagatatctatatatatagataaatacttacgcCTGAAAATGAAATTAACCTCAGATTGATAAATACAGTATGAGGGTGTTCTGCCTTTTCTCTGAACTTTTttccgaatttcacttgccaacCAACTTTTTGGCGATGATTCGCTTTGGTGTACTATTGGCAATTTTTTCTATGATACCGTCCCTTATTCGTCGTAGTACCACCAACTTGTTCCACCAGTGGTACCAGAAAGAATAACGTTTCATTTGATAGAAATCGCTCCATTTGACGTCAAATTTATAATACCtttttttgcttcgggggtaAAAAACGAATTACATTAGTACTTTACTACAGATGTATGTGGCCATCGTTTTTCATTGGTTTTAGTTTAGTGGCTGAACCACTTCGCGACCTTACTCATACAAGAACCTTCACGCTCCATCCACCATCTATCCCTAACAACAAGCCAGAAATCGTTTCACAGATATACAAGATAAGATACCTACTTCCATTTTTTCCAGTGCAATGATGTCCAATGTGTCTTCGAGAagtcaggtttcctcacgaacaaGAATACCTTGAACAAGGAAGCATACAGGGCCCATTTGAAGAAGTGGTCTGAAAACCACAGTGGCTGGAGGGAGGCTGTGGACAAAGCAATTGCTGACTGCGTGGATAAGGAGCTGAGGCAGTACTTGGACTACCCCTGCAAAGCCTATGATGTGTTTACGTGCACTGGGATTGCTATGTTGAAGGTAATTTGTTTAAGATTCGTAATGTAAATCATGTAATACGGTGACGGGCACGACGTCTGTGGCTATCGGCTTTGGAAAAATGATAAGATCTTACGCTTCTTGACGTTAAAATGTTTAGTTGTCACAAAGGTAATGGTATGGCATGCAGTAGGTACCACGGCAAATAGAATTAGGTAGTTTCCTGTAATCTGTCAGATGCAGACGATAATGTCAAATGTCTGTTAggtttatcaaaaatattggacacataggtattttttcttttgtcaaaaaaaaaaataacaaatatgaaTCGCGTCAAAGTTCTAGTAGTGGGGGGCCGTGACGTCACACTGTGCTGTGTCACACTTTTTATCTTCTAATGTTCTCGATTAATTTTAAACGTCTTGTGTGATGTGACTATTTTGTTTCAGAAATGTCCTAAGGAAGCGTGGATGTGTTAAACCAGCAATAAAACAAGAAACTAACACAATTTGTAAAAcgtcaaaatgaataaatatttaatttgtctcGCTTTTTCATTAATCCGTCACACG
This window encodes:
- the LOC141436012 gene encoding general odorant-binding protein 68-like, with product MFKLYTVLLLVTIANADLLLQGRRKGATLKPLSACCDIPELGDPQPLTECSNPKLPGPCNDVQCVFEKSGFLTNKNTLNKEAYRAHLKKWSENHSGWREAVDKAIADCVDKELRQYLDYPCKAYDVFTCTGIAMLKKCPKEAWMC